A section of the Girardinichthys multiradiatus isolate DD_20200921_A chromosome 5, DD_fGirMul_XY1, whole genome shotgun sequence genome encodes:
- the ten1 gene encoding CST complex subunit TEN1, whose protein sequence is MSMLPPAAVFRLPWEVNSVKEGESVRTFGRLVSYQPDESRATLAAQHASKEHHVFVQTQFVEPFNPIIGAQYLVLGETENYEGVGVMVRARVLNCVDGVNSALLQKAIAEQRSFFTERESKQGEVTHPEDATS, encoded by the exons ATGTCTATGCTCCCACCAGCCGCAGTATTCCGTCTTCCTTGGGAAGTAAACTCAGTGAAGGAAGGAGAATCAGTGCGGACATTTGGCAG ACTTGTCTCCTATCAGCCAGATGAATCCAGAGCCACCCTGGCAGCCCAGCATGCTTCCAAAGAGCACCATGTGTTTGTTCAGACCCAGTTTGTTGAGCCATTTAACCCAATAATTGGAGCCCAATACCTGGTTCTTGGTGAAACAGAAAATTATGAAG GGGTTGGTGTGATGGTTCGTGCCCGTGTGCTGAACTGTGTTGACGGCGTGAACTCTGCACTTCTGCAGAAGGCCATCGCAGAGCAACGGAGCTTCTTCACGGAGAGGGAGTCCAAACAGGGGGAGGTTACACACCCAGAGGATGCAACCTCATAA
- the LOC124868063 gene encoding envoplakin-like, producing MLKPKETKDSSLKGSSKISKSQVSNLALLVAKMQTNADQVEKDILKSEEMLAVDAENEKKALPFQHKNEISIKLTEAENLLKDLFLDVDTAKNLKHLQAKEIEKDIIHLHERWLKDCAFYRDIYDQIDDVSLMPRINWGLILNQKQKELNGEEYGPTMVDLEKQIAAHNILHKEIIAYSSQLCVGSAGSKEKYNAFKKQYNNLLDNSKWCHHYLSSLYKYMLGCNNELNFLGEEQEKIRKQDWSDHIVDPPHIRRHYENFKNNGLLFHESEVNRLQDEGERLIELNHPASDTIQAQIDAVRNEWQKFLNLCICQETHLDNVEEFKKYQMDSEQLSETLTQLNSTLDPKSVGKKSNSETLLQLEGEENSVQNCERLLTDLRRRSATIYPLKLRRISSTRPIAVESLCNWETDQTSLARGEKVTLKSFSDNENWDVISADGAKKTFPGVCFLIPPPDPDAIDKVELLGNELADIKKRRAALAASLKNHKLDVPKVQQSAPVSSATPNPKVATLSLQLDQLDTYLANTEERMLSQLRTPVSRSDPAGDLAKKLKAQEQAAEALKALEQQIQTAQADLQPLLSTDPSSTSSGLPLKLSAASIKYDILAALVDLYNKKANASLSLEGQIQKMDSLVSGFERNLSEDDLISDIPNAIQINTEAIQRQQRSVGGVQEDMIKLNQDLETTEKLCSSLQQGYQEYCPDIQRQRKDVKQLKGRYANVTNQLKEREILLQEASSKYQEFQSLCKYLNSTLENLPKNQINISDGLSEVTAKQSSQERVMKGLRQKEDDIGRVTVLSQDLQILLNVYEANAHKYNSTLEDVGMTLPKRVQMLTLADAIGKEEKQLVNHYAEATAENIQRQRHMVLARNLICQNEENVQMVAEQQAKLENQQKSGCKLDSLLKKLEEEKDRTAQAQTELKTFKNRVMFIKSHRDIEHVEKKEVLQYYRNPKLLGDLADLRNELNNEVLKQSSTQSEIETVNKKISDLQDTLKHISPRVATREVIKLERDPQLDEEAAKMRHEMANTRHEIHIKEREQIQMQKELTILQQNKPPIKYRVLKKEMVKAGQDPEISKALRTFETEISDERKKCMLLNDEILHTRNQINTLEKLIPNIQSKTITRKAKRIEQDPELITEFNKLQTSLEEERSENSYLCQEVMELQKRYRELEDKMTSVEVKEVVNEIYLIDPNTEMEIMGLRKEIQDSVIQCADLENEIRQVTTDLNRLCSEKPRVELKEVLQEVVREEKSPENEQEIQRLNDQVNCLDSQCMFLENQVRQLKKEKDEYKAKMSKIETQLVLRDVIMYEPDPLLEKEADRLRRAVREEAQMRRNTEEMVFDLQHKYLLLERQKPEQKLVIQKIVHLQRDPRQVVEHDRLSRRLDEEVVSRRQLDLEVQQLRAKLEDQEHIIRESDERQKRIQVESKLGEIRLRITQLENAPPPVEESIVVEDVLKVERDPKLERLTNALRFDMEKETHDILRLQREIRNVNVKLEILQKEKSGEKTVYKEVVRVEKDQAVEAERRSLMKQVSQNKFARQDLEDEIRRLNDKINLLMSTKSNNSREETNLTLNKDALLRVKNNLTRELRTLEAKKHDTSLSFQQQSRLMSERTQMSRQRILKMESDVQRLERQILEEKDKIHHRDTTIRDMLTYLQKEEQAETRTKETNVSTKITILDPETGKDMSPYDAYIGGFIDRQQYIHLQELECDWENITSVGPDGETSVLQDRKSGKQYPIKDAIKEGRLTEYDLQQYKQGKLPISEFALLVAGDKNKQPKFNSVTQKLNLSVKSPLNLTSATEIQPIAGIMDTYTGTCFTIRNATLRKLIDPTTAQRLLEAQAATGGIIDISNNERYKVHKAATRGLIEDSQVHRLLNAEKAFTGVEDPITKECLSVGKAVQKGWMPRDSAIRYMEAQHLTGGLVDPNSGRRINLSDAIGSKMIDSSTIKDLQTDEVYIRDIIDPITKETINYKQALCRCKKDQASGLLMLPVSSKESGYTPTHSSSRYLHF from the exons GTCCCAGGTGAGCAACTTGGCCTTGCTGGTTGCCAAGATGCAAACGAATGCAGACCAGGTAGAGAAAGACATCCTTAAATCAGAAGAGATGCTGGCTGTG gatgctgaaaatgaaaagaaagccCTCCCCTTTCAACATAAAAATGAGATATCGATCAAATTGACCGAGGCAGAGAACCTTCTGAAGGACCTGTTTCTGGATGTCGATACAGCCAAAAATCTCAAACACCTACAAGCCAAAGAGATCGAGAAAGA TATCATCCACCTTCACGAGCGATGGCTGAAGGACTGTGCCTTCTACAGAGACATCTATGACCAGATTGATGATGTGTCATTGATGCCCAGAATTAACTGGGGCCTTATTTTGAACCAGAAGCAA AAAGAGTTAAATGGAGAGGAGTACGGGCCCACCATGGTGGACCTGGAGAAGCAGATTGCTGCTCACAACATACTGCATAAAGAGATCATAGCTTACAGCTCACAGCTTTGTGTCGGCTCTGCTGGCAGCAAG GAGAAATACAATGCCTTTAAGAAACAATACAACAACCTGCTG GACAACTCCAAGTGGTGCCACCACTACCTGAGCAGCCTGTACAAGTATATGCTGGGCTGCAACAATGAGCTGAACTTCCTGGGAGAAGAACAGGAAAAGATCAGGAAGCAGGACTGGAGCGATCACATAGTGGATCCACCTCATATTCGTAGGCACTATGAG AATTTTAAGAACAATGGTCTATTGTTCCACGAGAGTGAAGTGAACAGACTCCAGGATGAAGGTGAAAGGCTTATTGAACTAAATCACCCAGCCAGCGACACAATACAG GCCCAAATAGATGCTGTAAGAAATGAGTGGCAGAAGTTCCTTAATCTCTGCATTTGTCAGGAAACACATCTGGACAATGTGGAGGAATTCAAAAAG TACCAAATGGACTCTGAGCAGCTGTCAGAGACTCTGACTCAACTCAACAGCACCCTGGACCCAAAGTCTGTCGGCAAGAAGAGTAACTCAGAGACACTTTTGCAGCTGGAG GGAGAGGAAAATAGTGTACAGAACTGTGAGCGGCTACTGACCGACCTGAGGAGACGAAGTGCAACCATCTATCCTCTGAAGCTGCGTCGTATTTCCTCCACCAGGCCCATAGCAGTGGAGTCCCTGTGTAACTGGGAAACTGACCAG ACTTCACTGGCTAGAGGGGAAAAGGTTACCCTGAAGTCTTTCTCTGACAACGAGAACTGGGATGTTATCTCAGCTGATGGAGCAAAaaaaaccttcccaggagtttGCTTCCTGATCCCACCTCCTGATCCTGATGCCATTGATAAAGTAGAGCT TTTGGGCAATGAGCTGGCAGACATCAAGAAAAGGAGAGCAGCTCTGGCAGCATCCCTGAAGAATCACAAATTAGATGTTCCTAAAGTTCAACAGTCAG CTCCAGTTTCTTCAGCGACACCAAACCCCAAAGTAGCCACCCTGTCTCTGCAGCTGGACCAGCTGGACACTTACCTGGCCAATACAGAGGAGCGCATGCTGAGCCAACTGCGAACACCAGTGAGCCGCAGCGATCCAGCTGGAGATCTGGCCAAGAAGCTGAAAGCGCAGGAG CAAGCTGCCGAGGCACTGAAGGCTCTGGAACAGCAGATTCAGACAGCACAGGCTGACCTGCAGCCTTTGCTGTCCACAGATCCCAGCAGTACTTCATCTGGACTGCCACTTAAGCTCAGTGCTGCTAGCATCAAGTATGACATTTTAGCCGCTCTGGTGGATCTATACAATAAAAA AGCAAATGCATCTCTTAGCCTGGAGGGTCAAATTCAGAAGATGGACAGTCTTGTCTCTGGATTTGAAAGAAACCTTAGTGAAGACGACCTAATTTCTGACATACCAAATGCAATACAAATTAACACAGAAGCCATCCAG CGTCAGCAAAGGTCTGTGGGAGGGGTCCAGGAAGACATGATCAAACTAAATCAGGATCTGGAGACAACTGAGAAGTTGTGCAGCTCCCTGCAGCAAGGCTACCAAGAGTACTGCCCTGACATCCAACGCCAGAGGAAAGATGTCAAACAGCTGAAGGGTCGCTATGCCAATGTAACCAACCAGCTGAAGGAAAG GGAGATCCTTTTACAAGAGGCTTCATCAAAGTACCAAGAGTTTCAGAGCCTGTGCAAATACCTCAACTCCACCCTGGAAAACCTGCCGAAAAATCAGATAAACATCAGTGATGGACTGTCAGAGGTTACTGCTAAGCAGAGCTCCCAAGAG AGAGTGATGAAGGGTCTAAGGCAGAAGGAGGACGACATTGGCAGAGTGACTGTCCTCTCTCAAGATCTGCAAATTCTACTCAAT GTTTATGAGGCAAATGCTCATAAATACAATAGTACACTTGAGGATGTTGGAATGACTCTTCCAAAAAGGGTCCAAATGCTCACTTTGGCAGATGCTATTGGGAAAGAG GAAAAACAATTGGTAAACCATTATGCAGAAGCAACAGCAGAAAACATCCAACGCCAAAGACATATGGTCTTGGCTAGGAATCTAATTTGTCAA AATGAAGAAAATGTTCAGATGGTGGCAGAGCAGCAGGCGAAGCTTGAAAACCAGCAAAAAAGTGGCTGTAAATTAGATAGCTTACTTAAAAAACTAGAGGAAGAGAAGGACAggacagctcaagctcagacaGAGCTAAAAACCTTCAAAAACAGAGTGATGTTCATAAAGAGTCACAGAGATATTGAGCATGTTGAGAAGAAAGAAGTGCTGCAGTACTACCGCAATCCTAAACTGTTAGGTGATTTGGCTGATCTAAGGAACGAACTCAACAATGAAGTCCTAAAGCAGAGCTCCACCCAGTCAGAGATTGAGACAGTAAACAAGAAAATCAGTGATCTGCAGGACACACTTAAACACATATCCCCCAGAGTGGCGACTAGAGAGGTGATTAAGCTTGAAAGAGACCCTCAACTGGATGAAGAGGCTGCCAAGATGCGACATGAGATGGCAAACACGAGACATGAAATCCATATAAAAGAAAGAGAGCAAATCCAAATGCAGAAAGAACTCACAATTCTCCAGCAGAATAAACCACCCATCAAATACAGAGTACTTAAGAAAGAAATGGTTAAAGCAGGACAAGATCCAGAGATATCTAAAGCATTAAGGACATTTGAGACTGAAATTTCTGATGAGAGAAAGAAATGCATGCTCCTCAATGATGAAATCCTCCACACAAGAAATCAGATTAACACCCTTGAAAAGCTGATTCCCAACATCCAGTCTAAAACCATCACTAGAAAGGCAAAAAGGATTGAGCAAGACCCTGAACTTATCACAGAATTTAACAAGCTCCAAACAAGCTTGGAGGaagaaaggtctgaaaacagCTACTTGTGTCAAGAAGTGATGGAGCTGCAAAAACGCTACAGAGAGCTTGAAGACAAGATGACCAGTGTTGAGGTGAAAGAAGTTGTAAATGAGATCTACCTAATTGACCCAAATACGGAGATGGAAATTATGGGCCTTCGAAAAGAAATACAAGATTCAGTTATACAATGTGCTGATCTGGAAAATGAGATCAGGCAGGTCACCACTGATCTGAACAGGCTTTGTTCAGAGAAACCCAGAGTAGAACTCAAAGAAGTTCTCCAAGAGGTGGTGAGAGAAGAAAAAAGCCCGGAAAACGAGCAAGAAATCCAAAGGCTAAATGATCAGGTGAACTGCCTAGACAGCCAGTGCATGTTCCTTGAAAACCAAGTTAGACAgctaaagaaagagaaagatgaATATAAGGCAAAAATGTCCAAGATAGAGACCCAACTTGTTTTAAGAGATGTAATCATGTATGAGCCTGATCCACTGCTTGAGAAGGAAGCTGACCGGTTGCGCAGGGCTGTGCGGGAGGAAGCACAAATGAGGCGAAATACTGAGGAAATGGTTTTTGACCTCCAACACAAATACCTTCTCTTGGAAAGACAGAAACCAGAACAGAAACTGGTTATCCAGAAGATTGTACACCTTCAGAGGGACCCAAGGCAAGTAGTAGAACATGACAGGCTCAGTAGGAGGCTTGATGAAGAAGTAGTGAGTCGACGTCAGTTGGATCTGGAGGTACAGCAATTAAGAGCAAAGTTGGAAGATCAAGAGCACATCATAAGAGAAAGTGATGAGCGCCAAAAAAGGATTCAAGTTGAATCAAAACTTGGAGAGATCCGACTACGCATCACACAACTGGAAAATGCCCCACCTCCTGTCGAGGAGAGTATAGTAGTTGAGGATGTGCTGAAGGTTGAAAGAGATCCTAAACTGGAGAGGTTGACAAATGCTTTGCGGTTTGATATGGAGAAGGAAACCCATGATATTTTGCGTCTCCAGAGGGAAATCCGTAATGTCAATGTAAAGCTTGAGATTCTGCAGAAAGAGAAGTCTGGTGAAAAGACTGTGTACAAAGAGGTTGTTCGTGTGGAGAAAGATCAGGCTGTTGAAGCTGAGAGACGTAGTCTGATGAAGCAGGTGTCTCAGAACAAATTTGCTAGACAAGACCTGGAGGATGAAATCAGACGTCTCAAtgacaaaatcaaccttttAATGAGCACCAAATCTAACAATTCAAGAGAAGAGACAAATCTTACTTTAAACAAAGATGCCCTATTAAGGGTAAAGAACAACCTTACCCGAGAACTCAGAACTCTGGAGGCAAAGAAACACGACACCAGCCTTTCTTTCCAGCAACAGAGTCGACTAATGAGTGAAagaacacagatgagcaggcagagaATCCTAAAGATGGAGTCAGATGTCCAGCGATTGGAGAGGCAGATCTTGGAAGAGAAAGATAAGATTCATCACCGAGACACTACAATCCGTGATATGCTAACGTACCTACAGAAAGAGGAACAAGCAGAGACAAGGACCAAAGAAACTAACGTCTCAACCAAAATTACAATTTTGGATCCAGAGACTGGCAAAGACATGTCTCCTTATGATGCTTACATTGGGGGCTTTATTGATCGCCAGCAGTACATTCACCTGCAGGAGCTAGAATGTGACTGGGAAAACATAACCTCCGTTGGCCCTGATGGAGAAACATCTGTCTTGCAGGATCGCAAGAGTGGAAAGCAGTACCCTATCAAAGATGCTATTAAGGAAGGAAGGCTAACAGAGTATGATCTACAACAGTACAAACAAGGCAAGCTTCCAATCTCAGAGTTTGCCCTTCTTGTTGCAGGTGACAAAAACAAGCAACCTAAATTCAACTCAGTCACACAAAAGCTAAATTTATCAGTGAAATCCCCATTAAACCTTACCTCTGCTACTGAAATACAGCCGATTGCTGGAATAATGGATACATATACAGGCACCTGCTTTACAATCCGCAATGCCACCTTGCGCAAACTGATCGACCCTACCACTGCCCAAAGGCTATTGGAGGCTCAAGCAGCAACTGGTGGGATAATTGACATCAGCAACAATGAGAGATACAAAGTTCACAAGGCGGCAACAAGAGGTCTTATTGAAGACAGCCAAGTCCATCGGCTGCTTAATGCAGAGAAAGCTTTCACTGGAGTTGAAGATCCCATAACCAAAGAATGTTTGTCTGTGGGAAAAGCTGTTCAGAAGGGCTGGATGCCAAGAGATTCAGCAATTCGATACATGGAGGCCCAGCATTTGACTGGGGGGCTGGTAGATCCTAACAGTGGTCGTAGAATTAATCTGTCGGATGCCATAGGATCTAAAATGATTGACAGCTCAACAATAAAGGATCTGCAAACTGATGAAGTTTACATAAGGGATATAATAGACCCTATAACAAAGGAGACGATAAACTACAAGCAAGCTCTGTGTCGCTGCAAGAAAGACCAAGCTTCAGGCTTACTTATGCTACCTGTCTCCTCTAAAGAGTCTGGCTATACTCCAACACACAGCTCTTCAAGATATTTGCATTTCTAG